The Pygocentrus nattereri isolate fPygNat1 chromosome 1, fPygNat1.pri, whole genome shotgun sequence genome window below encodes:
- the LOC108440898 gene encoding uncharacterized protein LOC108440898: MSLQDQIRKDFLLSDPKKDGAVKYLEKIVKVVTKHNQKRIALKKVEKYKFRIGSFKDTSYRKEPDLLEEWEQFYLPDHMKMEVIGFLEEFPCNADSAQLVLMVCEDGKVFAYEDERLHLVANDLKELFEHGVQFPGAKYYYRGQSFEDMTDDDWDKVKQSEAVIASTKEHQDMVKRMKTSYLQNLEIIKQRQQGVLHPAEMERDPCVPVPVL, translated from the exons ATGAG CCTACAAGACCAAATTAGGAAGGATTTCCTTCTTTCTGACCCGAAAAAAG ATGGTGCGGTGAAATATCTGGAGAAGATTGTCAAAGTTGTTACGAAGCATAACCAGAAACGGATTGCGCTAAAAAAGGTGgaaaaatacaaattcaggaTTGGATCATTTAAAGACACATCATACAGAAAGGAACCTGATCTTTTAGAGGAGTGGGAGCAGTTCTATCTTCCAGATCACATGAAAATGGAGGTGATCGGGTTTCTAGAGGAGTTCCCGTGTAATGCAGACAGTGCTCAGCTGGTTCTTATGGTGTGTGAAGATGGGAAAGTGTTTGCTTATGAAGATGAGCGGCTGCATCTGGTGGCCAACGATCTAAAAGAGCTCTTTGAGCATGGAGTCCAGTTTCCAGGCGCCAAGTACTACTACCGCGGCCAAAGCTTTGAAGATATG ACAGACGACGACTGGGATAAGGTGAAACAATCTGAAGCAGTGATTGCAAGCACCAAAGAACACCAGGATATGGTAAAGCGCATGAAGACTTCCTACTTGCAAAACTTGGAGATTATCAAACAGAGACAGCAAGGAGTG CTGCACCCTGCTGAGATGGAAAGAGATCCGTGTGTACCAGTACCTGTTTTGTGA